One Armatimonadota bacterium genomic window carries:
- the trxB gene encoding thioredoxin-disulfide reductase — translation MIHDVIIIGSGPAGYTAALYAARADLKPVVFAGLQPGGQLMITTDVENYPGFPDGVMGPDMMELFRKQAERFGTDIKYENISKVDFSAQPFTVWAEEKEYKAKTIIISTGASAKWLGLESEITFGGHGVSACATCDGFFFRGKVVAVVGGGDTAMEEAHYLTKHASKVYLIHRRDEFRASKIMQDRVLANEKIEVIYNTVLEEIVGETEPFKKTTGVRLRNIVTGEESHLPLDGVFIAIGHKPNSDLFDGVLDMDETGYLKVQPGTTATNVPGVFAAGDVADSVYRQAVTAAGTGCMAAIDAERWITHQSH, via the coding sequence ATGATTCACGACGTCATCATCATCGGGTCCGGCCCTGCCGGCTATACCGCCGCGCTTTATGCGGCTCGCGCCGACCTTAAACCGGTCGTCTTTGCCGGACTTCAGCCGGGCGGGCAACTGATGATCACCACCGACGTCGAAAACTATCCTGGCTTTCCGGACGGAGTGATGGGTCCAGACATGATGGAGTTGTTCCGCAAGCAGGCGGAGCGCTTCGGTACGGACATCAAGTACGAAAACATCAGCAAGGTCGACTTTTCGGCGCAGCCGTTTACGGTTTGGGCCGAAGAGAAGGAATATAAGGCCAAGACGATCATCATCTCGACCGGGGCGAGCGCTAAGTGGCTCGGCCTGGAGTCCGAGATCACTTTTGGCGGCCATGGGGTTTCGGCGTGTGCCACGTGTGACGGATTCTTCTTCCGGGGGAAGGTCGTTGCGGTGGTTGGTGGCGGCGATACCGCCATGGAAGAGGCGCACTACCTGACCAAGCACGCGTCGAAGGTCTATCTGATCCACCGCCGCGACGAGTTCCGCGCGTCGAAGATCATGCAGGATCGAGTTCTGGCGAATGAGAAGATCGAAGTGATCTACAACACCGTGCTGGAAGAGATCGTCGGTGAGACCGAGCCGTTCAAGAAGACGACGGGCGTCCGGCTGAGGAACATCGTGACGGGCGAGGAGTCGCATCTTCCGCTCGACGGCGTTTTCATCGCCATCGGCCATAAGCCCAACTCTGACCTTTTTGACGGCGTTTTGGACATGGATGAGACCGGTTACCTGAAGGTTCAGCCGGGCACGACGGCGACCAATGTTCCGGGCGTTTTTGCCGCGGGCGACGTGGCGGACAGCGTTTACCGGCAGGCAGTGACGGCGGCGGGCACCGGCTGTATGGCTGCGATCGACGCGGAGCGCTGGATCACTCATCAGAGTCACTAA
- a CDS encoding PEP-CTERM sorting domain-containing protein, with translation MRSIVALTILGLTASSAYAGLLPLDPGVSLDPLTTSSNDGFAGGRGIWFQANQSFTLNGAGFYNGFGAGQGFTETLYEADSTGAALHGTVLGSFTINSPTPGELYNDGLFAAPVAVSAGSYYYLEVTSNADFNTNFFYSWDGSPSVDLVDVTILDGGQGGDPGALSNTVAPALLLDIQPVPEPASLAVLGLGVIGLIRRRTRRD, from the coding sequence ATGCGCAGTATCGTTGCATTGACAATTCTTGGGCTTACAGCTAGTTCCGCCTACGCGGGACTGTTGCCGCTCGACCCAGGCGTTTCGCTCGATCCGCTGACTACGTCGTCTAACGACGGGTTCGCGGGCGGCCGAGGCATCTGGTTCCAGGCAAACCAATCGTTCACCCTCAATGGTGCGGGATTTTACAATGGGTTTGGCGCAGGGCAGGGATTTACGGAGACCTTGTACGAGGCCGACAGTACCGGAGCAGCCCTCCACGGTACCGTCCTCGGTTCCTTTACGATCAATAGTCCCACGCCCGGCGAACTCTACAATGACGGCCTCTTTGCCGCCCCGGTTGCGGTTTCGGCCGGCAGCTACTACTATCTCGAAGTAACGTCCAACGCGGACTTCAACACGAACTTCTTCTATAGTTGGGATGGAAGTCCGTCGGTTGATCTGGTGGACGTGACGATTCTTGACGGCGGTCAGGGTGGCGATCCCGGTGCCTTGAGCAACACGGTTGCACCCGCCCTCCTCCTCGACATTCAACCCGTTCCCGAGCCAGCGTCGCTGGCGGTTCTTGGGCTCGGAGTGATCGGTCTCATTCGTCGCCGAACGAGACGCGACTAA